TTCTAGCATATGCAGGGCAATTGACAACCTGTTATCGAAATTGACCAATATATTACGCTCTGCTCGGCTTTATTGAGTCCTGTGCAATACATATTTGTCACAAAATTGCCTTGCAGTCGACATGAACTGGTCATGCTCAGGCGCTGTAATCGAGAGCAAATGAGCAACCTCAGGGCATGGAATGATCTGGCTGCGCCTCGATGCTGTGATGCCTGCTGTTGCTTTTATATCAGAACACAGGAACTGTATGTTATGCCTTCCCCTGCAATAAAACCTTCGGTCAAACACAATACCAGCAGCAATACGGTAAAAACGCTGCGACGCTTAATCAACGCGCCCTCTGTAACACCGGATGATGCCGGTACCATTGATTATCTGGCTGAACGTCTGGCGACACTTGGCTTTGAATACACGCATCTCGATTGTAACGGTGTGCGCAATCTGGTTGCCTGGCGTGAGTTTGGCCCCGGGCCTGTGATGGCTTTTGCGGGTCATGTTGACGTGGTTCCTGCGAACCCACAGGGCTGGGTGGCACATCCCTTTGCCGCTGCCGTGATAGATGACGTGATTTATGGGCGAGGCGCGGCCGATATGAAAGGGGGCGTTGCCGCTATGTTGAGTGCAACCGAGCACTTGTGTGAGCGGGCGCAGCAGTGCCAGGGCACCTTATTCTGGCTTATTACCTCTGATGAAGAGGGGGAAGCTGAGTATGGCTCAAAAATCATGGCCGAGTATCTGGCACAACAGGCGATTGTGCTTGACGCCTGTCTGGTTGGTGAACCCACTTCACATCAGCAAGTCGGCGACACTATTAAAAATGGTCGTCGTGGTGCGATTTCCGGGCGGATACAGATCCGTGGTAAGGCTGGGCATGTCGCTTACCCTGAGCAAACCATCAATGCGGCGCATATTGCCGGTGAGCTGGTGAATGAGCTGGCCAATATCAGCTGGTGGAAAGATGTGCTGGGGTCGCAAACCAGTTTGCAGGTAACCGGCCTGACGGTGCCTGATATCGTTGACAACCTGGTGCCGGCAAGCTGTGAAATTACCTTTAATGTGCGTTACAGCCATGCCTATAAAAGTCAGGAAATCTATCAGATAGTGGCACAGGCTTTGGCGCCCTGGCACGATAACGTCAGTGTGCAGTGGGAGCGTCCCTGTGAGTCCTACTATACGGGCGGACGTGAGTCGGCGTGTTTTCTCAATTTGGTTGAGCAGGCCATTTTGCGTGTGCGAGGACAGTTTCCGGCACTGAGCACCGCCGGGGGCACATCGGATGGTCGCTTTTTTGCCTCCTGTGAGACACAGGTGATTGAATGTGGCGTAAAGAACGACTCCATTCATCAGGTGAATGAACACGTGTCGGTGGCAGATCTCCACGCCATTGAGGAGATCTACCGCGCGATTTTATGCGACTACTTTGTTGCTTGATGGAACTTCATTGCAACGATTATTGCGCCAGCTCGCGGCGCAATTGTGCCTGCATGGCTCTGAGTCCCTGTATTTTATCCCTTGCTTCTTGCAGTTGCTGTGGCGGCAACTTATGTCTAATGCCCTTTTCAAGTAGTGCTTCCAGCCGTTCAACCTTTTTATCTACTGCGGCAACATAAGCCTGTTTCATTTGAGCTGCGCGGGCGGATTGATGTGCCAGGTAGGCTTGGTGATCAGACAAGTCGCCCTGATAGGCTGGCGCAGGTGTAGCGGCTGAAATGGGTGGAATATAGGGGGCGTCATCGCTGACTTCTCGCGATTGCGTAACAGGCTGTAAATTGGCAGGAGCTGTGACGGCTTTGGCGGGTGTGGCACTGCCGGCGGGCAATGCCACAGCCGAAGTCGCTGTTACAGACCCAACGGGCTGCGTTTGCAGGTGCTCTTGTTGCGCCTTTTCTGAGTTCACTCGCAATGGCGAAAGAGTGTGCAAGGTCCACAATCCATAACCCAGCCCTCCCAGGACGAGGGCAAGCAAAAGTGCTTGTATGCGACCCATTAAAGCTTCACTCCATGCTGTTGCTGCCAGTGTTTAAAGCGCTTTTGATAAGCCGCCGCAGCATGCTGCGTAGTGAGCGATTCCAGCGCCCGATAACGCACGGTCTCACTGTCCTTAGGATAGTAGGCATACTGAGGCTGCTCTGCATACACAACAGCCCAGCGTCCCTGAGGCGTGCGTACCGGCGAAGTCGCTTTGCCAGGCTTGCTGCTAAACGCCAGCTGGGCAAGCCAGCGCTGAGTATGCTCGCGGGTAATGGCATGCAAAGCTGCTTTTTCATCCGTAGCAAATTCATTGCGACGTTTTGCCGCCTTTAGCGCAGGTAATGGGCCTCTTTTTCCAAGCTGTTTATGAAACTGCTTTGCCTCTTTCATGGTATCAAAGGTTACCGCCAGGGCTGACAGCTGAGACTGATACCTGAAATCATCGCGGTGACGTTGGTAGTAACGCTGGATTTCGCTGCCAGGGATGTTTGCTCTGAGTGCTTCCAGGTAGGGACTGCGCTCGCCATGAAGCTGCGCTTTGATCCCTAAATAAGCCAGCATGGGCGGGCGTAACAGCTCTCCTGTTGCAAGTGCGTTCAGGCGCGTCAGTGTCAGGCCCTGCTGAGCTAAAAGTGGTGTTGCTGCCGCTGCCAGATCGGCATAATAGCGCCACTCGATTAACTGGTGCGTGAGCAAGCCGATATCGCCCTGGTGAAGGCGAAAGCGGTTTTGCATTGACTGGCTGGTCAGTAGCTGTGCCAGTGTGACTTTGGGTGTATCCAGCAGTTTAATCTGCGCCCAGTGTGAGAGCTGCTCAGGCTGGTAATCACCGTCGGCCGGATATAAACCCAAAAGACCAGATAACGCCGCTGCGTCAAAGGGGGCCTCTAGCTGTACTTTAGGCACGGATTTAAGTGCCGGGAATTGATGTATGAGCAATGTCACCATCATACGGCGAACATGGTAGTCGTTGTCAAATCCGACACTCGACTGTCGTTTGAGTAACTCGGGGTTAAGCTGGCGTGCTGTTGCCAGCAAAAACTGATTCTCAAGCAAGTGCTTGTTGAGTTCAGTACCGGATAATGCACGGTCTTGCTGTTGATACAAAGACTGCATCAGAGCCAGCTCAGGCTTGGTCAGTTGAGTCAGGGATGCCCAACATGGCAGGCTTAAACAGCCTGCCAGGAGTAATACCAGATAATACATTTAACGCGCTACCATCGCATGGTTTAGCATGTGTACAACCATGGCTATCGCATGAGGAATAACCTGGCGAGCCGTTGTGACACGATCATAGTGGTCTTCTGAGTTTAGTACGATCCCGCCCTGCGAATAGGAATAAGCACCGCCCTGGGTAAGCAATGGGCGAATGTCTTTGTTCGCGGCATCAGGGGCACTGAAGCTGGCCATGGCTTGTTTCACTAAGCTCAGGTTGTTGAGGTTTTCCTGATCATAATAGTCTTTTACCCAGGATTCCCAGCCAGCATGGTTAAGATCTGAGGTTGTCCAGGTATGATGAGGCTGCAGCAGAT
The Pseudoalteromonas viridis DNA segment above includes these coding regions:
- the dapE gene encoding succinyl-diaminopimelate desuccinylase produces the protein MPSPAIKPSVKHNTSSNTVKTLRRLINAPSVTPDDAGTIDYLAERLATLGFEYTHLDCNGVRNLVAWREFGPGPVMAFAGHVDVVPANPQGWVAHPFAAAVIDDVIYGRGAADMKGGVAAMLSATEHLCERAQQCQGTLFWLITSDEEGEAEYGSKIMAEYLAQQAIVLDACLVGEPTSHQQVGDTIKNGRRGAISGRIQIRGKAGHVAYPEQTINAAHIAGELVNELANISWWKDVLGSQTSLQVTGLTVPDIVDNLVPASCEITFNVRYSHAYKSQEIYQIVAQALAPWHDNVSVQWERPCESYYTGGRESACFLNLVEQAILRVRGQFPALSTAGGTSDGRFFASCETQVIECGVKNDSIHQVNEHVSVADLHAIEEIYRAILCDYFVA
- a CDS encoding peptidyl-prolyl cis-trans isomerase, producing MYYLVLLLAGCLSLPCWASLTQLTKPELALMQSLYQQQDRALSGTELNKHLLENQFLLATARQLNPELLKRQSSVGFDNDYHVRRMMVTLLIHQFPALKSVPKVQLEAPFDAAALSGLLGLYPADGDYQPEQLSHWAQIKLLDTPKVTLAQLLTSQSMQNRFRLHQGDIGLLTHQLIEWRYYADLAAAATPLLAQQGLTLTRLNALATGELLRPPMLAYLGIKAQLHGERSPYLEALRANIPGSEIQRYYQRHRDDFRYQSQLSALAVTFDTMKEAKQFHKQLGKRGPLPALKAAKRRNEFATDEKAALHAITREHTQRWLAQLAFSSKPGKATSPVRTPQGRWAVVYAEQPQYAYYPKDSETVRYRALESLTTQHAAAAYQKRFKHWQQQHGVKL